One Brassica napus cultivar Da-Ae chromosome C4, Da-Ae, whole genome shotgun sequence genomic region harbors:
- the LOC106368657 gene encoding cysteine-rich receptor-like protein kinase 10 isoform X1: MKLHDVRNPNSRSRTMSFPTSFFFVFLFSFLSSFRASAQSPSLLYFVCPNTTTYSRNSTYYNNLVTLLSFLSSSNASHSTGFQNSTAGQDPARVTGLFLCRGDVSGEVCRNCVTFSVNESLRRCPTQRDVVLYYDDCMLRYSNHNILSNVRTDGGYTLSSGITIPPDQQRSFRDLVLALMNQAARDAADSSRKLGARRTNFTEFQSVYGLVQCTPDLTTQDCSRCLVTSINQLHTDNTGSRLLLPSCNSRYESYPFFNESIARTFQASLSPPVSTPPPPGKDERSSVLVVAIVVPTIVIVLLLIAGYCFLAKRQKRTNETEPTFNNADDITTIDSLQLDYRTIQAATNDYSEDNKIGRGGFGEVYKGIFPNGTEVAVKRLSKSSDQGDTEFKNEVVLVAKLQHRNLVRLLGFSLEREERILVYEYVPNKSLNYFLFDPVKRGQLDWTRRYNIIGGIARGVLYLHQDSRLTIIHRDLKASNVLLDENMNPKIADFGMARIFGLDQTQENTSRIVGTYGYMSPEYAMRGQFSMKSDVYSFGVLVLEIISGRKNTSFDETNNSHDLVTYAWRLWNNGTALDLVDPIIVDNCNKSEVVRCIHIGLLCVQEDPIDRPALSTILVMFTSNTMNLPVPRRPGFFYHTRPKDPLDSDQSTASKSFTVSTDDASITSLYPR, translated from the exons ATGAAGCTCCATGATGTGAGAAACCCAAATAGTAGAAGTCGAACGATGTCTTTTCccacttctttcttttttgttttccttttttccttCCTCTCTAGCTTTAGAGCTTCTGCTCAGAGTCCTTCCCTCTTATACTTTGTTTGTCCGAATACAACAACGTACTCAAGGAACAGCACTTACTATAACAATCTCGTAACTCTTTTGTCTTTCCTCTCTTCCAGCAACGCTTCACACTCCACCGGATTCCAAAACTCCACAGCGGGTCAAGACCCAGCCAGAGTCACCGGACTTTTCCTTTGCCGCGGAGACGTCTCCGGAGAAGTTTGCCGTAACTGCGTTACCTTTTCCGTCAACGAATCCTTAAGGCGGTGTCCAACTCAGAGAGATGTCGTACTCTATTACGATGACTGTATGCTCAGATACTCTAACCACAATATTCTCTCGAACGTAAGAACCGATGGAGGATATACCTTGTCCAGCGGTATTACTATTCCACCTGACCAACAACGGAGCTTCCGAGATTTGGTTTTAGCCCTGATGAACCAAGCCGCAAGAGACGCCGCTGATAGTTCAAGAAAACTGGGTGCGAGACGAACCAACTTTACTGAGTTTCAGAGTGTATATGGACTTGTTCAGTGCACCCCCGATCTGACAACACAAGACTGTTCACGGTGTTTGGTAACGTCCATCAATCAACTACACACTGACAATACTGGGTCGAGACTTCTTTTACCGAGCTGTAATTCAAGATACGAGTCGTACCCATTTTTCAACGAATCCATCGCTAGAACATTTCAAGCATCGCTATCCCCCCCTGTTTCTACTCCTCCCCCGCCAG GAAAAGATGAGAGGTCATCTGTGTTAGTGGTAGCCATTGTTGTGCCAACTATAGTGATTGTTCTGCTTTTAATAGCTGGTTATTGTTTCCTTGCAAAGAGGCAAAAAAGGACTAATGAGACGGAACCCACATTTAATAATG CGGACGATATAACAACCATTGATTCGCTGCAACTTGATTATAGAACAATTCAAGCTGCAACAAATGATTATTCAGAAGATAATAAGATTGGTCGAGGTGGATTCGGCGAGGTCTACAAG GGTATATTTCCGAATGGCACTGAAGTTGCTGTGAAGAGACTGTCAAAATCATCAGATCAAGGTGACACAGAGTTCAAGAACGAGGTTGTTCTTGTTGCAAAGCTTCAGCACAGAAATCTAGTCAGGCTTCTCGGATTTTCTTTAGAACGCGAAGAAAGGATATTGGTCTACGAGTATGTACCAAACAAAAGCCTTAATTATTTCCTCTTCG ACCCTGTAAAGCGAGGTCAGTTGGACTGGACTCGGCGATACAATATCATTGGAGGAATTGCTCGGGGGGTTCTGTATCTCCATCAAGATTCAAGGCTTACAATCATACATCGTGACCTAAAAGCAAGTAATGTTCTCTTGGATGAGAATATGAATCCGAAAATTGCAGATTTTGGAATGGCTAGGATCTTCGGGTTGGACCAAACCCAAGAAAATACAAGTAGAATAGTGGGTACCTA TGGTTACATGTCTCCGGAATATGCTATGCGTGGTCAGTTCTCAATGAAGTCTGATGTCTATAGCTTCGGAGTGTTAGTACTTGAGATTATAAGTGGTAGGAAAAATACCAGCTTCGATGAGACGAATAATTCACATGACTTGGTCACATAT GCTTGGAGGCTTTGGAATAACGGAACAGCCTTAGACCTCGTGGATCCAATTATAGTAGATAATTGCAATAAGAGTGAAGTTGTTCGATGCATCCATATCGGTCTTTTATGTGTTCAAGAAGATCCTATAGACCGTCCAGCGTTATCAACCATATTGGTGATGTTCACTAGTAATACTATGAATTTACCTGTGCCCAGGCGACCAGGGTTTTTTTATCATACTAGACCCAAAGACCCTCTTGATTCAGATCAATCTACGGCGAGCAAGTCTTTTACAGTGTCCACTGATGATGCATCAATCACTAGTTTATATCCTCGTTGA
- the LOC106368657 gene encoding cysteine-rich receptor-like protein kinase 10 isoform X2 gives MKLHDVRNPNSRSRTMSFPTSFFFVFLFSFLSSFRASAQSPSLLYFVCPNTTTYSRNSTYYNNLVTLLSFLSSSNASHSTGFQNSTAGQDPARVTGLFLCRGDVSGEVCRNCVTFSVNESLRRCPTQRDVVLYYDDCMLRYSNHNILSNVRTDGGYTLSSGITIPPDQQRSFRDLVLALMNQAARDAADSSRKLGARRTNFTEFQSVYGLVQCTPDLTTQDCSRCLVTSINQLHTDNTGSRLLLPSCNSRYESYPFFNESIARTFQASLSPPVSTPPPPGKDERSSVLVVAIVVPTIVIVLLLIAGYCFLAKRQKRTNETEPTFNNADDITTIDSLQLDYRTIQAATNDYSEDNKIGRGGFGEVYKGIFPNGTEVAVKRLSKSSDQGDTEFKNEVVLVAKLQHRNLVRLLGFSLEREERILVYEPCKARSVGLDSAIQYHWRNCSGGSVSPSRFKAYNHTS, from the exons ATGAAGCTCCATGATGTGAGAAACCCAAATAGTAGAAGTCGAACGATGTCTTTTCccacttctttcttttttgttttccttttttccttCCTCTCTAGCTTTAGAGCTTCTGCTCAGAGTCCTTCCCTCTTATACTTTGTTTGTCCGAATACAACAACGTACTCAAGGAACAGCACTTACTATAACAATCTCGTAACTCTTTTGTCTTTCCTCTCTTCCAGCAACGCTTCACACTCCACCGGATTCCAAAACTCCACAGCGGGTCAAGACCCAGCCAGAGTCACCGGACTTTTCCTTTGCCGCGGAGACGTCTCCGGAGAAGTTTGCCGTAACTGCGTTACCTTTTCCGTCAACGAATCCTTAAGGCGGTGTCCAACTCAGAGAGATGTCGTACTCTATTACGATGACTGTATGCTCAGATACTCTAACCACAATATTCTCTCGAACGTAAGAACCGATGGAGGATATACCTTGTCCAGCGGTATTACTATTCCACCTGACCAACAACGGAGCTTCCGAGATTTGGTTTTAGCCCTGATGAACCAAGCCGCAAGAGACGCCGCTGATAGTTCAAGAAAACTGGGTGCGAGACGAACCAACTTTACTGAGTTTCAGAGTGTATATGGACTTGTTCAGTGCACCCCCGATCTGACAACACAAGACTGTTCACGGTGTTTGGTAACGTCCATCAATCAACTACACACTGACAATACTGGGTCGAGACTTCTTTTACCGAGCTGTAATTCAAGATACGAGTCGTACCCATTTTTCAACGAATCCATCGCTAGAACATTTCAAGCATCGCTATCCCCCCCTGTTTCTACTCCTCCCCCGCCAG GAAAAGATGAGAGGTCATCTGTGTTAGTGGTAGCCATTGTTGTGCCAACTATAGTGATTGTTCTGCTTTTAATAGCTGGTTATTGTTTCCTTGCAAAGAGGCAAAAAAGGACTAATGAGACGGAACCCACATTTAATAATG CGGACGATATAACAACCATTGATTCGCTGCAACTTGATTATAGAACAATTCAAGCTGCAACAAATGATTATTCAGAAGATAATAAGATTGGTCGAGGTGGATTCGGCGAGGTCTACAAG GGTATATTTCCGAATGGCACTGAAGTTGCTGTGAAGAGACTGTCAAAATCATCAGATCAAGGTGACACAGAGTTCAAGAACGAGGTTGTTCTTGTTGCAAAGCTTCAGCACAGAAATCTAGTCAGGCTTCTCGGATTTTCTTTAGAACGCGAAGAAAGGATATTGGTCTACGA ACCCTGTAAAGCGAGGTCAGTTGGACTGGACTCGGCGATACAATATCATTGGAGGAATTGCTCGGGGGGTTCTGTATCTCCATCAAGATTCAAGGCTTACAATCATACATCGTGA
- the LOC106368658 gene encoding cysteine-rich receptor-like protein kinase 10 — protein sequence MSSWVTFFFLSFFSVFTCIKVSSQDLSLLYNFCPNTTTYSRNSTYYTNLKTLLASFSSPNSSYSTGFQSGKAGQAPDTVTGLFLCRGDVSQESCRNCVAFAVNESLTRCPNQSEAVLYYDECTLRYSHRNILSTLRTDGGYTLPNLNNIPRNQQDRFRDLVLSTLNQAAAKAVASSRKFDARKVNFTALQSLYGLVQCTPDLTGQDCLRCLQTSINQLPTERIGARLLLPSCGSRYELYPFYNESAVTTQTTT from the coding sequence ATGTCTTCGTGGGTCACTTTTTTCTTCCTTTCCTTTTTCTCCGTTTTCACTTGCATCAAAGTTTCTTCTCAAGACCTTTCTCTCTTATATAACTTTTGTCCAAATACGACAACGTATTCAAGGAACAGCACTTACTACACCAATCTCAAAACCCTTTTGGCTTCCTTTTCTTCACCCAACTCTTCCTACTCCACCGGATTCCAAAGTGGTAAGGCGGGTCAAGCTCCCGATACCGTCACCGGACTTTTCCTATGCCGCGGAGATGTCTCGCAGGAAAGTTGCCGTAACTGCGTGGCCTTTGCCGTCAATGAATCCTTAACGCGGTGCCCGAATCAGAGCGAGGCCGTGCTCTATTACGATGAGTGTACGCTCAGATACTCTCACCGGAATATTCTCTCCACCCTTAGAACCGATGGTGGATATACCTTGCCTAACCTCAATAATATTCCACGTAATCAGCAAGACCGGTTCCGAGATTTGGTTTTGTCCACCCTGAACCAAGCGGCAGCCAAAGCAGTGGCCAGTTCCCGAAAATTCGATGCGAGAAAAGTCAATTTTACTGCGTTGCAGAGTTTGTACGGACTTGTTCAGTGCACTCCTGATTTGACGGGGCAAGACTGTTTGCGTTGTCTGCAAACGTCCATCAATCAGTTACCCACTGAAAGAATTGGGGCAAGACTTCTTTTGCCTAGCTGTGGTTCGAGATACGAGCTTTACCCGTTTTACAACGAATCTGCCGTTACAACACAAACCACCACCTGA